In Dehalococcoidia bacterium, the sequence CTGGTGACCGTACGTGTCGTTCAGAAGTTTGAAGTTGTCGAGGTCGGCGATGATCAGACTGACCGGACGGTTGTCCCGCCCGGCGTAACTGATCTCAGCCTCGAGCCGCGACTGAAAGGCGCGCAGGTTCCAAAGCCCCGTGAGCCCGTCGGTGTCGGCCATCTCGCGCAGTTGCTCCGTCAGCCGCTGCACCTCGCTCAGGCTCTTTTCAATCACCCGCGTGTGCCCGACGCGCGCCAGCGTCGAGAGCGCGAAGAACGCCAATCCGCCGACGCCCACCGTCAGCATGCCGGCGACGCCCTGGATCGTGTAGACGTTCCCCCAGTTAATGACGAGCACCATCATGCCCAGCGCGAGCACGACGATCACGCCCGCGATACGGGAGATGAGCACGATGCGCCGCACCTGCTGGCGCGACTCTTCTGGAAGCGTTGGCGCCGATTTCACATGGAAATCATCGGCACTTCCCGGAGGCCGGGTTATTGGTCGGTTCGGAGTTTTTTGAGAAACGTGCGGACGGCCTCGGCCAACCGGTCGGCGCCCGGAAACCAGAAGTGGTCGACGCCTTCGAGGACCATCACTTCCCGGCCCGGAGCCTCGAGGCGGGAGAGCGCGGCCGCCGGCGCGAACGCATCCCGGTCGCCGGTCACAACCAGGGTCGGAATCCCGTCTGGTAGCTGGAGATCGGCTGCCGCGGCGGGCGGCGAAGCGAGCACGAGCGCCCGCGCACCGATGTCCCCCGCCACGGCCGCGGCGATGACCGCGCCGTACGAATAGCCCGCTAGCACTAGCGAAGCATCCCGGCTCCGCTCGCGTACGTAGGCGACGGCCGCCTGCGCATCGGCGGCGCCGCCACGCCCTGCATCGAAGTCGCCTTCGCTGGCGCCCGTGCCGCGGAAGTTGAACCGCAGCGTGGTAGCACCTTCGTCCGCCAAAACATCGAAGAGCGTCATCACGACATGGCTGTCCATGTCGCCGCCGTACTGCGGGTGGGGATGCAATACGACCGCCGCGAGCTTCCCCTCACCCGCGCGAAGCCGGCCATCGATGCTCAGTCCTTCGGACGCAAACGTGACGGCCCTCTCGCCGCGGCTGCTCACGTGAGGTCCCGTGGCGACACTTCGTCGCGGACGCGGCCGCCGAACAGCCGTCGCCAGAACGACAGCCGCACCTCATTCGCCGGACGCTCGGCATCGATGGCTTTCCACACGCCTTCGCGCTTCTCCCAGCGCTGGCGCAACACGTAGCTGCCGCGCCCGGCATAGCGCACGGCGCTCTCGCCAACGCCATCGCCCTGGCTCAACGCAATGATCTCGAACCGGCGCGGCGTGACGTGGCCGTTGCCGCGAAGCTGCAGCAGCGCCCGCGGAGTCATGTACGACGCGAACGCCGCATCATCGCCGCGCACGTGCGCGCGCGCCTGCGCCTCGACGCTCTCCCGGAGTGACTCACCCAATCCCTTCCTCCTCCCTGCGAATGACGAGGACGCGGTCCTTGCCCGCGTAGTCCTTCATAACGTACGCGTACCCGTCGGGGAAGAAACGACGCGCGACGGTGAGCAATCGCTCTCCCTGCGTCTCGCCGATCTCGGCAGCGAGCACCCCGCCCTCAGCGAGGTGCTGCGGCGCCTCCGCGATCAGCCGTTCGATGATCTCCGTGCCGTGCACGCCCCCGACGAGCGCGGAGCGAGGCTCATATTCTTGTATCTCGGGTTCGAGCGTCTGCCACTCACCCTCGGACACGTAAGGAAGATTGGCGAGAATGAGGTCGAATTCGCCCGTGCTCGCAAGAAGATCGCCCGGTCGAAGCATGACCCTGGATCCGACGCCATATGCCCGCACGTTCTTCGTCGCTACGTCCAGTGCGGCAGCGGATGCATCGGTCGCGATGATCCGCACTTGCGGCGCGTTCTCCGCGATCGCGATAGCCACCGCACCGGCTCCGGTGCCAACGTCGATGATTCTCAGGTCGTCACCCCGTCGCGTGATCTCTTCCAGCGCCAGGTCGACGAGCATCTCGGTCTCCGGCCGCGGAATCAGCGCATCATCCCAACATGTGATCTCGATCCCATAGAACTCGCGGTAGCCGATGATGTACGCAAGCGGCTCATGCTGAATGAGACGCGCGAGAAGTTCGTCGAACTCCCTCAGTGGAAGTTCGTCGATCGGATCCTGCAGGCGCGCGAGGAGCTGTGAGCGCGTCACCTGCAGGACGTGCGCCAACAGCACTTCGATCTCGAGGCGCAGATCGCGCTGCAGCACGTTCTTGAGAAGTGCCGACGTGCCGTGGATAACCTCAGCCGGTGTCGTCACCGTCAGTGCCGCGGCGGTGTCGCAGGCTTCCCGCTCGCCGCGAGCACCGCCTCGCGCACGTCCTTGGGATCGGGGAAACGGCCTTCCTTCTTGTAATCGAAGACGACCTGCCCATCGAAGCGCACCGTGAACGCGCCGCCACTCGAAGGCACCAGCACCCACTCGTCGGCCAGGTCGGGGCGTTGGTCGTACAGTTCGCGCGCGAGCCAGAACGCCCGGCCGTGGAACTTGCACACCTGGCAGAACTCGATCTCCAGACGGTGCTTCGCGCTCATGTCGCTTCCAGCAGCCGCGCCTGCTCGTCCGCATTTACCGCGTCGATGATGTCGTCGATCTCGCCATCGAGGATCCGCGGCAGGTTGTGCACCGTCAGGCCGATGCGGTGGTCCGTCAGCCTGTCCTGCGGGAAGTTGTAGGTGCGGATCTTCTCCGAACGTTCGCCGCTGCCGACTTGCTGTTTGCGCGACCCGGCGATCTCCTGTGCCTGTTCGTTCTGCTTCAAGTCGAGGAGACGCGCGCGCAGCACTGCCATCGCCTTCATGCGATTCTTGAGCTGAGAGCGTTCGTCCTGGCACACCACGACGATCCCCGTCGGGTTGTGCGTGACGCGGATCGCGGTCTCGACTTTATTTACGTTCTGACCACCGGCGCCACCCGAATGAAAGCGATCGATGCGCAGGTCGGATTCGTTGATCTGGATTTCGACGTCGTCAGCTTCGGGCAGCACAGCAACGGTCGCCGTCGAGGTGTGGATACGACCCTGCGCCTCGGTCGCGGGGACCCGCTGCACGCGGTGGACGCCGCTTTCGTACTTCAGTCGCGAGTACGCGCCCTGCCCGTGGACCTCGAAGACCACTTCCTTCATGCCGCCGATGCCGCTCTCACTTACAGAAGCGACTTCCGTCTTCCAACCGCGACGGTCGGCGTAGCGCGAGTACATGCGGTAGAGGTCCGCCGCGAAAAGCGCCGCTTCGTCGCCGCCCGTGCCCGCGCGGATCTCGACGATGACGTCGCGGGCGTCGCGCGGATCCTTCGGCACGAGCGCCAGCTTAAGCCGCTGCTCGAGTCCGCTGCGACGCACGGTCAGGCTTTCAACCTCCTCGCGTCCGAGCGCCGCGATCTCCGCATCGCCGTCATTGGCGACGGTGCGCGCGTCTTCGAGGGCTGCCGCGCTGGCCTTCCAGTCGCGATACAAAGAGACAACGTCTTCGATTGCCGCACGCTCCTTCGCGATCGCCTGCAGTTTTTCGTAGTCGCCGTTGATCTCCGGCCGCGCCATGTCGGCGGTCAGGTCGTCGAAACGTTGCTCTGTCGCTTCAAGCCGGTCGAACATCGTCATACGTGCGAAAACCCCCTCCCCGTGGGCCACAGCCGCGCAACGGTGGGGGTTCTGCCCTCTCATCACATCTTAACAGCCCACCAGCAGTGGGTTAGCTCTCGCGTTGCGCCGCGTGCGGCTTGCTCGCCATACAACGCCCCGTACACCCCGGGATCGCTGTTTTCGATGACGGTCGCGCCGCAGACCTTCGCGTAGAACTCCGCCGGCCCGACGCCGCCGATGATGGCGTATGCGTATCCCAACTCCCACATGCCCTCGAGGCACGGAACAGCAACGAGGTCCCGGCGCCATGGCCGCACAGGTCTTCGCGCATGCCGGTCGGGCCAAAGTAGCCGCGTCGCACGCACTCGTACACCGCGAAGTCCGCAATCGCGCCGTCCTTCATCGCGACGAAACCCGTGGTCGGATGTCCGTTCGCGAACGCGAGATCCGCTTCGGATGCCCACGCCTCGCCGAAGTGCTTGAGGATGAAGCGTTGCAGCGGCGCTCGGTCCCACGCTTCCATCCGACGCACCGCGATGCCGGCCTCGGCCGTGCGCGCATCGTACGCCGAGCTATCGGGCGGCGCGTAGAGCCGTACGAGCATGTTAGGGATACTACGCGCCGATCAGCCCGGCGACGTCGCCGGCCGGCACGCGCCGCTCGCTGTGGTCTCGCAGGTCCCGCAACGTCACTTCGCCCCGGCCAACTTCCGCCGCGCCAATGATCGCGGCAAAGTCGGCATGCTTCGCGTTGGCGTGGCGCAACTGCGCCTTCAGGCTGCGGCCGCTGCTCCCCATCATCGTCTGGCAGCCCGCCGCCCGTGTCTGCTCGGCGAGTTGGAGGGCGAGGATCGCCGCTTCCGGTGTGAGGTGCGCGATGTACACGCGCGGGCCCGCCGTCGGGTCGACCGGCACCTCCTGGCGCTTCAAATTGATCACCAGCCGCTCGACCCCGCTGCCAAACCCGATCCCCGGCGTCGGCGCGCCACCCAGCAACTCGATCAGGCCGTCATACCGGCCGCCGCCGCCGAGCGCACTCTGGCTTCCTTCGATCGACGGCTGCATCTCGAATGCCGTGCGCGTGTAGTAGTCGAGTCCTCGCACGAGGCGCTCATCGATGTCGAAGCCTATCTTTAGCGCTTGAAGATACGACTTCAGGCGTTCGAAGTGCTCCCGGCACTCGTCGCACAGGTAATCGTGGAGGCGCGGCGCGCCTGCGATGATCGGCTGGCAACGCTCCTCCTTGCAGTCGAGCAGGCGCATCGGGTTCTTCTCGAAGCGCATGCGGCAATCTGCGCAGACGTCGTCGAGGCGCGGCCGGTAGTACTCCCGCAACGCTTCGATGAACGCCGGGCGGCACTTCTGGTCGCCGATCGTGTTGATCTTGAGCGTGAAGTCGCGCAGCCCCAACTCCCGGTACAGCGTCCACAGCAGGTTGATGACCTCAGCATCGATCAGGGGGTCAGCATCGCCGATGGCCTCGGCGCCAAGCTGCGTGTGCTGGCGATAGCGGCCCGCCTGGGGCCGGTCGTAGCGGAAGTTCGGCGCCAGGTAGTAGAGGCGCACCGGCTGGGGCAGGCTGGCCATCCCCTGTTCGATGTACGCCCGCGCGACACCGGCCGTCCCTTCGGGGCGCAGCGCCAGACGGTCGCCGCCCCGATCGTCGAAGAGGTAGACCTCCTTCTCGACGATGTCGGTCCCGGCGCCCGCCGTCCGCAGATAGACGCCGGCGTGCTCGAAGACGGGTGTTTCGATACGTCGGTAGCCGAATAGCTCGCAGACCCGCTCGGCGGTGTCCCGGACGTGCTTCCAGTAGGGCCAGTCGTCCGGCAAAAGGTCGTTCGTGCCGCGTGGGGCAGCGAAGCGCGCGGGGCGGGGTACATCCTCGGTCATAGCGCCGCAAGCATAACAGCAGCTTCAAATCAGGGGGAGAATCAGCCATTTCGTGCGCTACACTTGGCGTGAGGCGTACAGGCGTACGAGCGTACAGACGTACATACGCCGAAGGCGCATACGCCGAAGGAGGCGCGGCATGACCAGGCGCATGACCATCGTGTTCGACGACGAGGAGCTCTACACCGCCCTCAAGGTGGAGGCCGCCCGTACGCATCGCCCGGCGAAGGACATCGTCGCCGACGCTCTCGAACTGCTGTTCGAGGCGACGCAGGACGAGCACGCCGCCATCCGCACGCGTTCCCGCATGAAGACCTTCGCGCGGCGCGGCGGCCCCGACGTCGACCGCGTGCTCGAAGAACTCGGACTCAAGCGATAAGAGGGGCCGGACCAGCATGACCGCCGTCGCCCATGAGCCAAGCGTGCAGCCGCTGATCGAAAAGGCTTCGGCGTACCTGCCGCCGGACCGTCTCGACCTGATCCGTCGCGCCTACGAGTTCGCGGCCGAGGCGCACCGCCCGCAAAAGCGGCTCACCGGCGACCCTTACATCATCCATCCGCTGGACGCCGCGATGACCGTCGCCAATCTGCAACTCGACGCCGCGGCGATCGCGGCCGCGCTCCTGCACGACGTGCAGGAAGACTGCGGCGTCCCTAACGACGAGATCAAGCGCCGCTTCGGCGAGGAGGTGGCGCGGCTCGTCGACGGCGCCACCAAGCTCGACAAGATCGCCTGGCGTGCCCCCGATGAGCGCCCCGGCGACCAGACGATCCAGGCCGAGAGCCTTCGCAAGATGTTCCTGGCCATGGCCGAAGACATCCGCGTCGTCATCATCAAGCTGGCAGACCGCCTGCACAACATGCGCACGCTCGATGCGAAGCCGCCGGAGAACCGCATTCGCACGGCGCAAGAGACGATGGAGATCTACGCGCCGCTCGCGAACCGCCTGGGCATCTGGCAACTCAAATGGGAGCTCGAAGACCTGGCGTTCCGGCACCTCGAACCGGAGCGCTACAAGCAGATCGCCAAGCTCATCCAGTCGAAGCGCACCGTGCGCGAACGCTACATCGCGCAGGTCGAGCGCATTCTGCGCGAGGAGTTGGCGAAGCACGGCATCAACGCCGAGGTGAAGGGCCGCGCGAAGCACATCTACTCCATCGCGCAGAAGGCCGAGAAGTACGCCGCCGAGCACAAGTCATTCGAGCAGATCTACGACCTGCTCGCGCTGCGCGTCATCGTCGATACGGTGACGGACTGCTACAACGCGCTCGGCGTCGTGCACGGGCTGTGGCACCCCGTGCCCGGCCAGTTCGACGACTACATCGCCAACCCCAAGGAAAGCCTCTACAAGTCGCTGCACACGTCCGTGATGGCGATCGGCGCCCGCCCGCTCGAGATTCAGATCCGCACGGCGGAGATGCACGAACTCGCCGAGTACGGCGTCGCGGCGCACTGGGTGTACAAGGAAGGCAGCGATGGCCGCCGCGACGTGCGCACGGAAGACCGCATGTCGTGGCTCCGCCAGCTCCTCGAGTGGCAACGCGATATGTCGCACGCCGAGGAGTTCGTCGAATCCGTCAAAACGGACCTCTTCCGCGACCAGGTCTTCGTCTACACGCCCAAGGGCGAGATCAAGGAGATGCCGACCGGCGCCACGCCGGTCGATTTCGCGTATCGCGTCCACACCGAACTCGGGCATCGATGCGTCGGCGCGAAGGTCAAC encodes:
- a CDS encoding alpha/beta fold hydrolase, giving the protein MSSRGERAVTFASEGLSIDGRLRAGEGKLAAVVLHPHPQYGGDMDSHVVMTLFDVLADEGATTLRFNFRGTGASEGDFDAGRGGAADAQAAVAYVRERSRDASLVLAGYSYGAVIAAAVAGDIGARALVLASPPAAAADLQLPDGIPTLVVTGDRDAFAPAAALSRLEAPGREVMVLEGVDHFWFPGADRLAEAVRTFLKKLRTDQ
- the prmC gene encoding peptide chain release factor N(5)-glutamine methyltransferase: MTTPAEVIHGTSALLKNVLQRDLRLEIEVLLAHVLQVTRSQLLARLQDPIDELPLREFDELLARLIQHEPLAYIIGYREFYGIEITCWDDALIPRPETEMLVDLALEEITRRGDDLRIIDVGTGAGAVAIAIAENAPQVRIIATDASAAALDVATKNVRAYGVGSRVMLRPGDLLASTGEFDLILANLPYVSEGEWQTLEPEIQEYEPRSALVGGVHGTEIIERLIAEAPQHLAEGGVLAAEIGETQGERLLTVARRFFPDGYAYVMKDYAGKDRVLVIRREEEGIG
- a CDS encoding Rdx family protein; this encodes MSAKHRLEIEFCQVCKFHGRAFWLARELYDQRPDLADEWVLVPSSGGAFTVRFDGQVVFDYKKEGRFPDPKDVREAVLAASGKPATPPRH
- the prfA gene encoding peptide chain release factor 1: MFDRLEATEQRFDDLTADMARPEINGDYEKLQAIAKERAAIEDVVSLYRDWKASAAALEDARTVANDGDAEIAALGREEVESLTVRRSGLEQRLKLALVPKDPRDARDVIVEIRAGTGGDEAALFAADLYRMYSRYADRRGWKTEVASVSESGIGGMKEVVFEVHGQGAYSRLKYESGVHRVQRVPATEAQGRIHTSTATVAVLPEADDVEIQINESDLRIDRFHSGGAGGQNVNKVETAIRVTHNPTGIVVVCQDERSQLKNRMKAMAVLRARLLDLKQNEQAQEIAGSRKQQVGSGERSEKIRTYNFPQDRLTDHRIGLTVHNLPRILDGEIDDIIDAVNADEQARLLEAT
- the hisS gene encoding histidine--tRNA ligase, with translation MTEDVPRPARFAAPRGTNDLLPDDWPYWKHVRDTAERVCELFGYRRIETPVFEHAGVYLRTAGAGTDIVEKEVYLFDDRGGDRLALRPEGTAGVARAYIEQGMASLPQPVRLYYLAPNFRYDRPQAGRYRQHTQLGAEAIGDADPLIDAEVINLLWTLYRELGLRDFTLKINTIGDQKCRPAFIEALREYYRPRLDDVCADCRMRFEKNPMRLLDCKEERCQPIIAGAPRLHDYLCDECREHFERLKSYLQALKIGFDIDERLVRGLDYYTRTAFEMQPSIEGSQSALGGGGRYDGLIELLGGAPTPGIGFGSGVERLVINLKRQEVPVDPTAGPRVYIAHLTPEAAILALQLAEQTRAAGCQTMMGSSGRSLKAQLRHANAKHADFAAIIGAAEVGRGEVTLRDLRDHSERRVPAGDVAGLIGA
- a CDS encoding bifunctional (p)ppGpp synthetase/guanosine-3',5'-bis(diphosphate) 3'-pyrophosphohydrolase — translated: MTAVAHEPSVQPLIEKASAYLPPDRLDLIRRAYEFAAEAHRPQKRLTGDPYIIHPLDAAMTVANLQLDAAAIAAALLHDVQEDCGVPNDEIKRRFGEEVARLVDGATKLDKIAWRAPDERPGDQTIQAESLRKMFLAMAEDIRVVIIKLADRLHNMRTLDAKPPENRIRTAQETMEIYAPLANRLGIWQLKWELEDLAFRHLEPERYKQIAKLIQSKRTVRERYIAQVERILREELAKHGINAEVKGRAKHIYSIAQKAEKYAAEHKSFEQIYDLLALRVIVDTVTDCYNALGVVHGLWHPVPGQFDDYIANPKESLYKSLHTSVMAIGARPLEIQIRTAEMHELAEYGVAAHWVYKEGSDGRRDVRTEDRMSWLRQLLEWQRDMSHAEEFVESVKTDLFRDQVFVYTPKGEIKEMPTGATPVDFAYRVHTELGHRCVGAKVNGRLVALDYQLQNGDVVEIVSSKHPRGPSRDWLNQNLGYIKTGHSREKIRQWFKRQERAENIDRGREIIDKELRRMNLVLSECQDEVLRIFKFDNLDDFLAALGYGGVSTSHIATRLAPLIHRDEEEDLPTVDGTLAPVTSHTVQVLGTGDLLTTIARCCNAVPGDRIIGFVTRSRGVTIHRADCYNVLHEDEKERLVDVEWGRSDAAAYPVGVVIEAWDRVGLLRDVSTLVSDEKVNMLGVRTEHADRTTNVYLTLETTGIPQLSRVMARLESVRGVITVTREREGHRRTTSGSL